One segment of Pantoea sp. Lij88 DNA contains the following:
- a CDS encoding LacI family DNA-binding transcriptional regulator, producing the protein MSKVTMTAIAQAAGVGVATVDRVLNRRAPVRSVTEQKVLAAARELGYRLTQAHSQAIPTLAAAALRVSFILLPARYSFYQQLGEALKQQLKAHQPEGREPEFCWHDIHEVEAVAHSLRQLAQRSDVIALVALDHPLIRHAIQDVSRLGVRVYALFSDFSPCEHAGFIGIDNQKAGRTAAWMAQHLLREPGCVGVLLGDHRFTCQESSEISFRSYLRESGISQRVLEPLKTYESGEGGYQATRQLLEAHDDLVMIYAPCGGIEGVIKALRESGRRQIDLLCHGPLPGDDLALIDGTITLMLRHRLDAMAEAVITACLNSRTEQRDHFAQVTVSFEIVTRENL; encoded by the coding sequence ATGTCAAAAGTGACGATGACCGCGATCGCGCAGGCGGCGGGCGTGGGTGTGGCGACGGTGGACCGGGTACTGAACCGCCGTGCGCCGGTGCGCAGTGTGACCGAGCAGAAGGTGCTGGCGGCGGCGCGCGAGCTGGGTTATCGCCTGACGCAGGCACACAGCCAGGCCATCCCGACCCTGGCAGCGGCAGCGCTTCGCGTGAGCTTTATCCTGCTGCCTGCCCGCTATTCGTTTTATCAGCAGCTGGGCGAGGCGCTGAAACAGCAGCTTAAAGCGCATCAACCAGAGGGCCGCGAACCGGAATTCTGCTGGCATGACATTCATGAAGTTGAGGCAGTGGCGCACTCGCTGCGTCAGCTGGCTCAGCGCAGCGATGTGATTGCGCTGGTGGCGCTGGATCACCCGCTGATCCGTCATGCCATTCAGGATGTGTCACGACTGGGCGTGCGGGTCTACGCGCTGTTCTCCGATTTCTCGCCCTGCGAGCATGCCGGGTTTATCGGCATTGATAATCAGAAAGCGGGGCGCACTGCGGCCTGGATGGCACAGCATCTGCTACGTGAGCCGGGATGCGTCGGGGTACTGCTGGGCGACCACCGTTTTACCTGCCAGGAGAGTAGCGAGATCAGCTTCCGCTCCTATCTGCGCGAGTCGGGTATCAGTCAGCGGGTACTGGAACCGTTAAAGACTTATGAGTCGGGCGAAGGGGGGTATCAGGCGACCCGGCAGCTTCTGGAAGCGCATGATGATCTGGTGATGATTTATGCGCCCTGCGGCGGCATAGAAGGCGTCATAAAGGCGCTGCGTGAGAGCGGACGCAGGCAGATCGATTTGTTGTGCCACGGTCCGCTGCCGGGTGATGATCTGGCGCTGATTGACGGCACCATCACGCTGATGCTGCGCCATCGACTTGATGCTATGGCTGAGGCGGTCATCACTGCCTGTCTCAACAGCCGAACAGAGCAGCGCGACCATTTTGCGCAGGTGACTGTGTCGTTTGAAATCGTGACGCGTGAAAACCTGTAA
- a CDS encoding fimbrial protein, which produces MSVTVRLAGLVLLLVCTLPVRGYDVLVSVTGNLIANTCVVAADSLEKNVPLGDIGTRQLSKAGAVSHIKTPFTLTLEECGPTFSGVKIRFSGTPDEVDPRLIKVAEGGATGVAVQILDREGALVPLDTPTPAFGETGNHSVKMHFYARLAATGHDVNAGNVSATATWTTEYL; this is translated from the coding sequence ATGTCAGTAACTGTCCGCCTGGCAGGCCTGGTCCTGCTGTTGGTCTGCACCTTGCCGGTCCGTGGCTACGATGTGCTGGTTTCGGTAACGGGTAATCTGATCGCCAATACGTGCGTCGTCGCCGCTGACTCACTGGAAAAAAATGTCCCGCTTGGGGATATCGGCACCCGACAGCTCAGTAAAGCGGGCGCGGTAAGCCATATCAAAACTCCGTTCACGCTCACGCTGGAAGAGTGCGGCCCCACCTTTTCAGGCGTGAAGATCCGCTTCAGCGGCACGCCGGATGAGGTGGATCCACGGCTGATTAAAGTGGCAGAGGGTGGCGCAACCGGTGTGGCGGTGCAAATCCTCGACAGGGAGGGAGCCCTGGTTCCGCTTGATACCCCGACACCCGCTTTTGGCGAAACGGGTAACCACAGCGTGAAGATGCATTTTTATGCCCGCTTAGCCGCGACCGGGCATGACGTTAACGCTGGCAATGTTTCAGCGACGGCCACCTGGACTACGGAGTACCTATGA
- a CDS encoding fimbria/pilus outer membrane usher protein, with the protein MKITLVYAVVAFYAIGYAAAAERDLQFNPAFLNGESASVADLSWVNAGSDLPPGEYNINVYINRHYAFTGNVVFAVDKSSGQDVTAACLTAAQLDALGVDMAQAKGVSLSLAKQCYFLNTLFPGSSTQHYELQTLTLSITLPQSMMRTLPRGYVSPESWEHGIHAGWLNYVINGSNNTYRGATQTQEQQLFASLNSGINMGAWRLRDYTTWTKDTNKLNHVQTWLQRDVSALGAQFYAGETYTSSQVFDAVGVRGLALKTDDNMLPASLNGYAPDVRGIARSNAVVTVRQNGNVIYQTSVPPGPFVLSDLYPTSSGGDLSVTLKENDGEETQFTVPFASVPNLVRRGQAKYALSAGKFQLVNHQDAPAFAQGELFYGWRYGLTFYGGAQLSGHYRGLAAGLGQNLGSLGAYSLDVTHAQSQLADDKRYTGDALRLRYSKRINTSGTRVNVYSQRYITHGFYTLSDTAYKRMSGGTPEQITEADGTVTTRYENIYNLRLSRKSRNQLQLSQPMDQYGSLSLSWDQQTYWHTRKTTQGIQFAWNTTFRSASLGVSFQRSTSLYDNSKDNILALSLSIPIGASENATRARFSTTQGKSAGATWNGGVSGYVPGTEELYYSVNQRYSAQQQYGGDTALQYKDQRGKYNLGYSYGHDARNLSYGISGGVVLHEDGVTLSQPLGNTNILVKAPGASDVAVLNHKSIKTDSRGYAVVPYATPYRVNRVGLDATTAGSHVETDNALISKTPTEGALVRATIATQQGAKAMFILRQNGKALPFGTIVTLAANESSSIVGDGGSVYISGLPVKGTLNAVWGKENSARCSVRYRLNSQDFNARTGLYTLEGVCQ; encoded by the coding sequence GTGAAAATAACACTCGTTTATGCGGTGGTGGCTTTCTATGCCATCGGGTATGCCGCAGCCGCGGAGCGCGATTTGCAATTTAACCCCGCGTTTCTCAATGGCGAGAGCGCCTCGGTGGCTGACCTATCCTGGGTCAATGCAGGCAGCGATTTACCGCCTGGCGAATACAATATTAATGTCTACATCAACAGGCATTATGCCTTCACCGGTAACGTTGTCTTTGCTGTAGATAAATCCAGCGGCCAGGACGTCACGGCCGCCTGTCTCACGGCCGCTCAGCTTGATGCTCTGGGCGTTGATATGGCCCAGGCAAAGGGTGTCAGCCTGTCGCTGGCAAAGCAGTGTTATTTTCTCAACACGCTCTTTCCTGGCAGCAGCACACAACACTATGAGCTGCAAACCCTCACGCTCAGCATCACGCTACCGCAGAGCATGATGCGCACGCTGCCACGCGGCTACGTCAGTCCCGAAAGCTGGGAGCATGGCATTCACGCCGGGTGGCTGAACTATGTCATCAACGGCTCAAATAATACCTATCGCGGGGCGACCCAAACCCAGGAACAGCAGCTGTTTGCCAGCCTGAACAGTGGCATCAATATGGGGGCCTGGCGCCTGCGAGACTATACCACCTGGACCAAAGACACGAATAAGCTGAACCATGTGCAGACCTGGCTGCAGCGCGATGTTTCGGCGCTGGGCGCACAGTTTTATGCTGGCGAAACCTACACCTCCTCGCAGGTGTTTGACGCCGTCGGTGTCCGGGGGCTCGCGCTGAAAACTGACGACAACATGCTGCCTGCAAGCCTGAATGGCTACGCACCCGACGTTCGGGGGATTGCGCGCAGTAATGCTGTCGTCACCGTTCGACAAAATGGCAATGTCATTTATCAGACCAGTGTGCCGCCGGGGCCCTTTGTGCTCAGCGATCTCTACCCGACCTCTTCAGGTGGCGATCTCTCGGTCACCCTGAAGGAGAACGACGGCGAGGAAACGCAATTCACCGTGCCTTTTGCCAGCGTGCCTAATCTGGTTCGCCGTGGCCAGGCTAAATATGCCCTGAGCGCAGGGAAATTCCAGCTGGTTAATCATCAGGATGCGCCCGCCTTTGCCCAGGGTGAACTCTTTTATGGCTGGCGATATGGATTGACCTTTTATGGCGGCGCCCAGCTTTCCGGGCACTATCGCGGGCTTGCGGCAGGCCTGGGTCAGAATCTGGGCAGCCTGGGAGCCTATTCGCTGGATGTTACCCATGCGCAGAGCCAGCTCGCCGATGATAAGCGCTACACGGGTGACGCCCTGCGCCTGCGCTACAGCAAACGGATAAACACCTCCGGCACGCGCGTGAACGTCTATTCGCAGCGTTACATCACTCACGGCTTCTATACCCTCAGCGATACTGCCTATAAAAGAATGAGCGGCGGTACGCCGGAACAGATCACGGAAGCCGATGGCACCGTTACCACCCGCTATGAAAATATCTACAACCTCCGTCTGTCGCGCAAGTCCAGAAACCAGCTGCAGCTCTCGCAGCCGATGGATCAGTATGGCTCACTGTCGCTGTCATGGGATCAGCAAACCTACTGGCATACCCGGAAAACCACACAGGGGATCCAGTTTGCCTGGAATACGACGTTCCGCTCTGCCTCACTGGGCGTGAGCTTTCAGCGCAGCACCAGTCTGTACGACAACAGCAAAGATAACATTCTGGCTTTATCGCTCTCGATACCGATTGGCGCGTCTGAAAATGCCACCCGCGCGCGCTTTTCCACGACGCAGGGGAAATCGGCAGGCGCAACCTGGAACGGTGGCGTCAGCGGCTATGTCCCCGGAACAGAAGAGCTTTATTACAGCGTGAATCAGCGTTACAGCGCGCAGCAGCAGTATGGCGGGGATACGGCACTGCAATACAAAGACCAGCGCGGCAAGTACAACCTGGGATACAGCTATGGGCATGATGCCCGCAATCTCAGCTACGGCATCAGCGGAGGGGTGGTATTACATGAAGATGGCGTGACGCTAAGCCAGCCGCTGGGTAACACCAATATTCTGGTTAAAGCACCGGGCGCCAGCGACGTTGCCGTGCTTAACCATAAAAGTATTAAAACCGACAGCCGCGGTTATGCCGTCGTCCCCTACGCCACCCCCTATCGCGTGAATCGCGTCGGTCTCGACGCCACCACGGCAGGCAGCCACGTTGAGACCGATAACGCCCTCATCAGTAAAACCCCCACCGAGGGTGCGCTGGTGCGCGCCACTATCGCCACGCAGCAGGGGGCAAAAGCGATGTTTATCCTGCGGCAGAACGGCAAAGCGCTGCCATTTGGCACCATCGTGACATTAGCAGCGAACGAAAGCAGCAGCATCGTCGGTGATGGTGGCAGCGTCTATATCTCCGGGCTGCCGGTAAAAGGCACGCTGAACGCGGTCTGGGGCAAAGAGAACAGTGCACGTTGTTCTGTTCGCTACCGGCTTAACAGTCAGGATTTCAACGCCCGCACGGGCCTCTATACCCTGGAGGGAGTATGTCAGTAA
- a CDS encoding Gfo/Idh/MocA family oxidoreductase: MINGKKAANRSLRWGMIGGGGTSQIGYIHRSAAQRDGNFTLLAGAFDIDAARGREFGQALGVAPERCYSDYASLFAGEAAREDGIEAVSIATPNNTHFAICRAALNAGLHVVCEKPLCFTVEEADELEQLSREKQKIVGVTYGYAGHQLVHQAREMIAEGALGEIRIVNMQFAHGFHNEAVELQSESTRWRVDPRFVGPSYVLGDLATHPLFIAETMLPQLKVTRLLCSRQSFVASRAPLEDNAFVMMEYDNGAVGTLWASAVNAGSMHGQKIRVVGSKASLEWWDEQPNQLRYEVQGEPVRILERGMGYLSPRALEEDRIGGGHTEGLFEAWSNLYRRFALAMDATDRRDSAFLQDFWYPDVHAGLMGVRWVAQCVKSADAGAVWVAC, translated from the coding sequence ATGATCAACGGTAAAAAAGCGGCTAACCGCTCACTGCGCTGGGGCATGATCGGCGGCGGCGGCACCAGCCAGATTGGGTATATCCATCGCTCGGCGGCACAGCGTGACGGTAACTTTACGCTGCTGGCAGGCGCGTTTGATATTGATGCGGCGCGCGGGCGTGAGTTTGGTCAGGCGCTGGGTGTGGCACCTGAACGCTGTTATTCCGATTACGCCAGCCTGTTTGCCGGAGAAGCCGCGCGTGAAGATGGCATTGAGGCGGTGTCGATCGCCACACCTAACAATACCCATTTTGCGATTTGCCGCGCGGCGCTGAATGCCGGGCTGCATGTGGTGTGTGAGAAGCCGCTCTGTTTCACCGTTGAAGAGGCGGATGAGCTGGAGCAATTGAGCCGGGAGAAGCAGAAGATTGTCGGCGTCACCTACGGCTACGCCGGACATCAGCTGGTTCATCAGGCCAGAGAGATGATTGCCGAAGGAGCGCTGGGTGAGATCCGCATCGTGAACATGCAGTTTGCCCACGGCTTCCATAACGAGGCGGTGGAGCTGCAGAGTGAAAGTACCCGCTGGCGGGTGGATCCGCGCTTTGTCGGCCCAAGCTACGTGTTAGGCGATCTGGCGACGCATCCGCTGTTTATCGCCGAAACGATGCTGCCGCAGCTGAAGGTGACGCGTCTGCTCTGTTCGCGCCAGAGCTTTGTCGCCTCGCGTGCGCCACTGGAAGATAACGCCTTCGTGATGATGGAGTACGACAACGGCGCGGTCGGTACGCTCTGGGCATCGGCGGTAAATGCCGGATCGATGCACGGGCAGAAGATTCGGGTGGTGGGATCGAAAGCCAGCCTGGAGTGGTGGGATGAGCAGCCTAACCAGCTGCGTTACGAAGTGCAGGGCGAGCCGGTGCGGATTCTGGAGCGCGGCATGGGCTATCTCAGCCCGCGCGCGCTGGAAGAGGACCGTATCGGCGGAGGCCATACTGAAGGTCTGTTTGAAGCCTGGTCGAATCTCTATCGCCGGTTCGCGCTGGCGATGGATGCTACCGATCGCCGGGATAGCGCCTTCCTGCAGGACTTCTGGTATCCCGATGTGCATGCCGGATTAATGGGGGTGCGCTGGGTGGCGCAGTGCGTGAAATCGGCGGATGCCGGGGCGGTGTGGGTGGCGTGCTGA
- a CDS encoding fimbrial protein yields the protein MRIFLLLACFLTSASALALERMSDITLSPLPMQYSGPADSVTPGEIIGSAWSATADVEEVFWCGNIFTCSRGTLEPSPSALSSGMTVTVDGANYTIFETGIPGVGYIIGLKDFKGSEYIPLQTGISQSYPATGTGYADRLGWSAKVTFIKTRAALKSGVYTTPTIHAAILTAYNNEVKTAEVIINPTTINVIASGCSVDTKSASVNLGTVDIRTLPVVGSTSPSEMFNVTLTCDQNIAVNAVMTDQTTPANQSSVVTLTGDSTASGVGVQFFYNGTGPLSMGPDSTNDGTLNQFFIQKTASAGQILSLPFQVHYIRTGELIPGTANALASMTFSYQ from the coding sequence ATGCGTATTTTTCTGTTGCTTGCCTGCTTCCTCACCTCAGCCAGCGCGCTGGCGCTGGAGCGCATGTCCGACATCACGCTCTCTCCCCTGCCCATGCAATATAGCGGGCCGGCCGACTCCGTCACGCCAGGAGAGATCATTGGTTCAGCCTGGAGTGCAACGGCCGACGTGGAAGAGGTGTTCTGGTGCGGAAATATATTTACCTGCTCCAGAGGTACGCTGGAACCCTCTCCCTCGGCCCTATCCAGTGGCATGACCGTTACCGTTGACGGTGCAAACTACACGATTTTCGAAACCGGCATCCCCGGAGTGGGCTACATTATTGGCCTCAAAGACTTTAAAGGGTCGGAATACATTCCGCTGCAAACGGGTATCTCACAGAGCTATCCGGCCACCGGAACCGGTTATGCCGACAGGCTGGGCTGGTCAGCAAAAGTGACCTTTATTAAGACGCGGGCGGCGCTGAAATCGGGCGTGTACACCACACCGACTATTCATGCGGCGATCCTGACGGCCTACAACAATGAAGTCAAAACGGCGGAGGTCATTATTAATCCCACCACCATTAACGTTATTGCCAGCGGCTGTTCGGTCGACACCAAAAGTGCCAGCGTTAATCTGGGCACCGTGGATATTCGCACGCTTCCCGTCGTTGGCAGCACCTCGCCTTCAGAGATGTTCAACGTCACGCTGACGTGCGATCAGAACATCGCGGTGAATGCCGTCATGACCGACCAGACCACCCCGGCGAATCAGTCCTCGGTGGTGACACTGACCGGCGACTCAACCGCCTCTGGCGTGGGGGTACAGTTTTTCTACAACGGTACCGGCCCGCTCAGCATGGGCCCGGACAGCACGAATGATGGCACGCTCAACCAGTTCTTTATCCAGAAAACCGCATCGGCAGGTCAGATTCTCTCTCTGCCCTTCCAGGTGCACTATATCCGCACTGGGGAGCTGATCCCCGGCACGGCGAATGCCCTGGCGAGTATGACCTTTTCCTATCAGTGA
- a CDS encoding sugar phosphate isomerase/epimerase yields MKIAFDVDVIKDLGITRMVHQVADWGYKYIEQSPHPQINPFYKHPKASREIINEYKNALSATGLEISSFIVVYRWSGPDELRRQAAVKKWKRMIEIAVEMGVQVINTELSGTPNEPEICEEMFYRSMEELLPIIEREGIRVEIQAHPWDFCEENNETVDIVKSFRSDNVKYIYSAPHTFFYDKGKGDVKPMLEYAGDDLSHMLIADTMNHTKHCRYIVNPPGVDATIHQHVGVGEGEVDFDTLFKTLRDTGFATRTHKVGGDPIIAASLFGYPEKMKVQAIETRELIERELL; encoded by the coding sequence ATGAAAATCGCTTTTGATGTGGATGTGATTAAAGATTTAGGCATCACCCGAATGGTTCATCAGGTGGCCGACTGGGGCTACAAATATATCGAACAGTCGCCGCATCCGCAGATCAACCCGTTTTATAAACATCCTAAAGCCAGCCGTGAAATCATTAACGAGTATAAGAATGCGTTAAGCGCTACCGGGCTGGAGATCTCCTCATTTATCGTGGTCTATCGCTGGTCCGGCCCGGATGAGCTGCGTCGTCAGGCGGCGGTGAAGAAGTGGAAGCGGATGATTGAGATTGCGGTTGAGATGGGTGTGCAGGTCATTAACACCGAGCTCTCCGGCACGCCTAACGAACCGGAAATCTGTGAAGAGATGTTCTATCGCTCGATGGAAGAGCTACTGCCGATCATCGAACGTGAAGGTATCCGCGTCGAAATCCAGGCGCATCCGTGGGATTTCTGCGAAGAGAACAACGAAACCGTGGATATCGTGAAGTCGTTCCGCAGCGATAACGTAAAGTATATCTACAGCGCCCCACACACCTTCTTCTATGACAAAGGCAAAGGCGATGTGAAGCCGATGCTGGAATATGCCGGTGACGATCTGTCGCACATGCTGATCGCCGATACCATGAACCATACAAAGCACTGCCGCTATATCGTTAACCCGCCAGGCGTCGATGCCACCATTCACCAGCATGTCGGCGTGGGCGAAGGCGAAGTAGACTTCGACACCCTGTTCAAAACGCTGCGCGACACCGGTTTTGCTACCCGTACCCATAAAGTCGGTGGTGATCCGATTATTGCGGCGTCCCTGTTTGGCTATCCGGAAAAAATG
- a CDS encoding TIM barrel protein, whose amino-acid sequence MTFHIANAPCSWGVDDPANFWLPPFQKVLTEAAQAGYPSIELGPWGYLPVDAAELTQQLNTHQLSLVAGTIFDDLVSEAHFPALVTLTHNLCRTLASVPAAARTPGASAPYLVIIDFGNPERAKYAGQSEKAPRLSADDWQRMMQHITLLSEIAWQEYGVRPVIHPHAGGCIEFADELAQLVSDIPHEVAGLCLDTGHLYYAGMDPVASLEQYWSRIDYLHFKDVNQPVWRDALSRGLDFFTACAQGVMCPLGQGAIDYPAVRTLLTERHYQGWITIEQERDPRHADTSLRDVKASLDYLRSTGF is encoded by the coding sequence ATGACCTTTCATATTGCTAATGCGCCCTGTAGCTGGGGCGTGGATGATCCCGCGAATTTCTGGCTGCCGCCGTTTCAGAAAGTCCTGACCGAGGCCGCCCAGGCTGGCTATCCCAGCATCGAGCTCGGCCCCTGGGGCTATCTGCCTGTGGATGCCGCCGAACTGACACAGCAGCTTAATACCCATCAGCTTTCGCTGGTGGCAGGGACAATTTTTGATGATTTAGTCAGTGAGGCGCATTTCCCTGCGCTGGTGACGCTGACGCACAACCTGTGTCGCACCCTGGCCAGCGTGCCCGCCGCTGCCAGGACGCCCGGAGCCAGTGCGCCTTATCTGGTGATCATCGATTTCGGCAATCCTGAGCGGGCGAAATATGCCGGGCAGTCAGAAAAAGCGCCACGGCTTTCCGCCGACGACTGGCAGCGCATGATGCAGCACATCACCCTTCTGAGTGAGATCGCCTGGCAGGAGTATGGCGTGCGGCCGGTGATCCATCCGCATGCGGGCGGCTGCATTGAGTTCGCCGATGAGCTGGCGCAGCTGGTCTCTGACATTCCGCATGAGGTCGCCGGTTTATGCCTGGATACCGGCCATCTCTATTACGCCGGTATGGATCCGGTGGCTTCGCTGGAGCAGTACTGGTCGCGCATCGATTACCTCCACTTTAAAGACGTCAACCAGCCGGTCTGGCGTGACGCACTCTCTCGCGGGCTCGACTTTTTCACCGCCTGCGCGCAGGGCGTGATGTGTCCGCTCGGGCAGGGCGCAATCGACTATCCGGCGGTGCGCACGCTGCTGACTGAGCGTCATTATCAGGGCTGGATCACCATCGAACAGGAGCGTGATCCGCGCCATGCCGACACCAGTCTGCGGGATGTAAAAGCCAGCCTGGACTATCTCCGATCAACAGGATTCTGA
- a CDS encoding Gfo/Idh/MocA family oxidoreductase gives MFPSTLPAPRLTDASQVPRLRWGIIGPGWIADHFAHALRQHTRQQITAVAARDPAKAQAFADKWSIGYATDSLDALLARDDVDAVYIATPHNHHFPDGLRAIAAGKSLLIEKPLALNAQQAVQLKQAAAAANLLCMEAMWCNFAPKYDVIRQLLADGVLGNVHTLIADHGEFFTPDHRIFNADLAGGPMLDLGSYLVALSVLVGGGAPDTIVARGQPVPDGRVNGQTSMLFTHQHGMQSVLNTTLFSNTPGCAVIAGRDATLELAGQFYAPGNFTLTSSDRRHRLQWQEPTNRYEQLCHEINHFAWCVGQNLIDSPVHSLDQAIITLAAMDTVRQQTGVTFNEEQQP, from the coding sequence ATGTTCCCTTCAACGCTTCCGGCTCCCCGCCTGACCGATGCCAGCCAGGTTCCGCGACTGCGCTGGGGCATTATCGGGCCGGGCTGGATCGCCGACCATTTTGCCCATGCGCTGCGCCAGCACACCCGGCAGCAGATCACCGCGGTTGCCGCCCGTGACCCGGCAAAAGCGCAGGCCTTTGCTGACAAATGGTCAATCGGCTATGCCACAGACAGTCTTGATGCGCTGCTGGCGCGGGATGACGTTGATGCGGTCTATATCGCAACGCCTCACAACCACCATTTTCCCGATGGTCTGCGCGCGATTGCCGCCGGAAAGTCTCTGCTGATTGAAAAGCCGCTGGCGCTGAATGCGCAGCAGGCAGTTCAGCTTAAACAGGCCGCTGCTGCCGCAAACCTGCTCTGTATGGAGGCGATGTGGTGCAACTTTGCACCGAAGTATGACGTCATCCGTCAGCTGCTGGCGGATGGCGTACTCGGTAACGTCCATACCCTGATTGCCGATCACGGTGAGTTCTTCACCCCGGATCATCGCATCTTCAATGCCGATCTGGCGGGCGGTCCGATGCTGGACCTCGGCAGTTATCTGGTGGCGCTGAGTGTGTTGGTTGGCGGCGGTGCGCCTGACACGATCGTCGCCCGTGGCCAGCCCGTCCCGGATGGCCGCGTTAACGGTCAGACGTCGATGCTGTTTACTCATCAGCACGGCATGCAGTCGGTACTGAATACCACCCTGTTCAGCAACACACCCGGCTGCGCAGTGATCGCCGGGCGCGACGCCACGCTGGAGCTGGCGGGCCAGTTCTATGCGCCGGGTAACTTCACCCTGACCTCCAGCGACCGGCGTCATCGCCTGCAATGGCAGGAGCCCACTAACCGCTATGAACAGCTCTGTCATGAAATTAACCACTTCGCCTGGTGTGTCGGCCAGAACCTGATCGATTCACCCGTCCACTCGCTTGACCAGGCGATTATCACCCTGGCCGCGATGGACACCGTCAGGCAGCAGACTGGCGTGACCTTCAATGAAGAACAGCAACCTTAA